The following proteins are encoded in a genomic region of Ctenopharyngodon idella isolate HZGC_01 chromosome 12, HZGC01, whole genome shotgun sequence:
- the cntd1 gene encoding cyclin N-terminal domain-containing protein 1 isoform X2, with translation MATSTMVSLPTREQRNLRFGLVSLDILTDILSNLNKRNKSNLENVSDLCGCLKERRIVECVFLLCDELGLNPVVGYQAIEILERFTAKYIEDLIRSQKGQPMQGASSEDPENYEDLIFQILKKKLFLFILSSIQIASKLDLYSNAVSYSSSKEQLLDSEILILKTLNFNLNVPNPVTYVETLLEVLGHNEATVPVAELHHLCVHVLQFIYLQRETIYNSLLISATGCPNPSEEQRAKFVSVTQDLMLLGVGVIAVAAFIHHISTWEKVVEELTGITGISSQSIVDFAYVTLMHITKTKSM, from the exons ATGGCGACAAGTACTATGGTTTCATTGCCCACCAGGGAACAGAGAAACCTGAGGTTTGGATTGGTGTCTTTAGACATTTTAACTGACATTCTGTCCAACCTCAACAAGAGAAACAAATCCAACTTGGAGAATGTGTCAGATCTCTGTGGATGTCTCAAAGAAAGGAGAATAGTGG AGTGTGTATTTCTTCTTTGTGATGAGCTGGGACTGAACCCTGTGGTTGGATATCAGGCCATCGAAATACTGGAGAG GTTTACGGCCAAATATATTGAAGATCTAATCCGCAGCCAGAAAGGTCAGCCAATGCAAGGTGCTTCATCTGAAGACCCAGAGAACTACGAGGATCTCATCTTCCAAATACTCAAGAAGAAGCTTTTTCTCTTCATCCTCTCAAGCATTCAGATAGCCAGCAAACTGGACCTGTACTCGAAT GCAGTCAGTTACTCTTCCTCCAAAGAGCAACTCTTGGACTCTGAGATTCTCATTTTAAAAACTCTCAACTTTAATTTGAATGTCCCAAATCCTGTAACGTATGTGGAGACCCTTTTGGAAGTGCTGG GCCATAATGAAGCGACAGTCCCTGTGGCAGAGCTGCATCacctgtgtgtgcatgtgctgCAGTTTATTTACCTGCAGAGGGAGACAATCTACAACTCATTGCTCATATCTGCCACCGGATGCCCCAATCCTTCTGAAGAGCAAAG AGCCAAGTTTGTGTCGGTGACGCAGGACTTAATGCTTCTGGGAGTTGGAGTCATTGCTGTGGCCGCCTTCATTCATCATATCTCAACATGGGAGAAG GTAGTGGAGGAGCTGACAGGGATAACAGGGATTTCAAGCCAGAGCATCGTGGACTTTGCGTATGTCACCCTGATGCACATCACCAAGACCAAATCCATGTGA
- the cntd1 gene encoding cyclin N-terminal domain-containing protein 1 isoform X1 — MATSTMVSLPTREQRNLRFGLVSLDILTDILSNLNKRNKSNLENVSDLCGCLKERRIVECVFLLCDELGLNPVVGYQAIEILERFTAKYIEDLIRSQKGQPMQGASSEDPENYEDLIFQILKKKLFLFILSSIQIASKLDLYSNVVNNDIAMRFLQAVSYSSSKEQLLDSEILILKTLNFNLNVPNPVTYVETLLEVLGHNEATVPVAELHHLCVHVLQFIYLQRETIYNSLLISATGCPNPSEEQRAKFVSVTQDLMLLGVGVIAVAAFIHHISTWEKVVEELTGITGISSQSIVDFAYVTLMHITKTKSM; from the exons ATGGCGACAAGTACTATGGTTTCATTGCCCACCAGGGAACAGAGAAACCTGAGGTTTGGATTGGTGTCTTTAGACATTTTAACTGACATTCTGTCCAACCTCAACAAGAGAAACAAATCCAACTTGGAGAATGTGTCAGATCTCTGTGGATGTCTCAAAGAAAGGAGAATAGTGG AGTGTGTATTTCTTCTTTGTGATGAGCTGGGACTGAACCCTGTGGTTGGATATCAGGCCATCGAAATACTGGAGAG GTTTACGGCCAAATATATTGAAGATCTAATCCGCAGCCAGAAAGGTCAGCCAATGCAAGGTGCTTCATCTGAAGACCCAGAGAACTACGAGGATCTCATCTTCCAAATACTCAAGAAGAAGCTTTTTCTCTTCATCCTCTCAAGCATTCAGATAGCCAGCAAACTGGACCTGTACTCGAAT GTGGTTAACAATGATATCGCGATGAGATTTCTGCAGGCAGTCAGTTACTCTTCCTCCAAAGAGCAACTCTTGGACTCTGAGATTCTCATTTTAAAAACTCTCAACTTTAATTTGAATGTCCCAAATCCTGTAACGTATGTGGAGACCCTTTTGGAAGTGCTGG GCCATAATGAAGCGACAGTCCCTGTGGCAGAGCTGCATCacctgtgtgtgcatgtgctgCAGTTTATTTACCTGCAGAGGGAGACAATCTACAACTCATTGCTCATATCTGCCACCGGATGCCCCAATCCTTCTGAAGAGCAAAG AGCCAAGTTTGTGTCGGTGACGCAGGACTTAATGCTTCTGGGAGTTGGAGTCATTGCTGTGGCCGCCTTCATTCATCATATCTCAACATGGGAGAAG GTAGTGGAGGAGCTGACAGGGATAACAGGGATTTCAAGCCAGAGCATCGTGGACTTTGCGTATGTCACCCTGATGCACATCACCAAGACCAAATCCATGTGA
- the cntd1 gene encoding cyclin N-terminal domain-containing protein 1 isoform X4 — MECVFLLCDELGLNPVVGYQAIEILERFTAKYIEDLIRSQKGQPMQGASSEDPENYEDLIFQILKKKLFLFILSSIQIASKLDLYSNVVNNDIAMRFLQAVSYSSSKEQLLDSEILILKTLNFNLNVPNPVTYVETLLEVLGHNEATVPVAELHHLCVHVLQFIYLQRETIYNSLLISATGCPNPSEEQRAKFVSVTQDLMLLGVGVIAVAAFIHHISTWEKVVEELTGITGISSQSIVDFAYVTLMHITKTKSM, encoded by the exons AGTGTGTATTTCTTCTTTGTGATGAGCTGGGACTGAACCCTGTGGTTGGATATCAGGCCATCGAAATACTGGAGAG GTTTACGGCCAAATATATTGAAGATCTAATCCGCAGCCAGAAAGGTCAGCCAATGCAAGGTGCTTCATCTGAAGACCCAGAGAACTACGAGGATCTCATCTTCCAAATACTCAAGAAGAAGCTTTTTCTCTTCATCCTCTCAAGCATTCAGATAGCCAGCAAACTGGACCTGTACTCGAAT GTGGTTAACAATGATATCGCGATGAGATTTCTGCAGGCAGTCAGTTACTCTTCCTCCAAAGAGCAACTCTTGGACTCTGAGATTCTCATTTTAAAAACTCTCAACTTTAATTTGAATGTCCCAAATCCTGTAACGTATGTGGAGACCCTTTTGGAAGTGCTGG GCCATAATGAAGCGACAGTCCCTGTGGCAGAGCTGCATCacctgtgtgtgcatgtgctgCAGTTTATTTACCTGCAGAGGGAGACAATCTACAACTCATTGCTCATATCTGCCACCGGATGCCCCAATCCTTCTGAAGAGCAAAG AGCCAAGTTTGTGTCGGTGACGCAGGACTTAATGCTTCTGGGAGTTGGAGTCATTGCTGTGGCCGCCTTCATTCATCATATCTCAACATGGGAGAAG GTAGTGGAGGAGCTGACAGGGATAACAGGGATTTCAAGCCAGAGCATCGTGGACTTTGCGTATGTCACCCTGATGCACATCACCAAGACCAAATCCATGTGA